The DNA window TTTTGTGTCCACTGTCTACATATCTTGCTGCTTTGTAAATTCAACTGATACAAATTTTAACAGTTCTCAAACCAGTATTAAAGGGTCCAAGTGAATGTGGTGTTTTAGTGCTACTATATACAAAAgagatattttattaaacatgcATCTTTGACTTACAGTGTTGAAATAAACCTGGAACTTCTTGTGAATATTATTTAGTTGAAATACTAAAattttgtaaataaaagatgaaaccttgccaaaaaaatacttgaataCTTTACAGAATATTTTGTTCATGGGataaaaatcaacacaaatctTGACATTCAGTacatagatattttttttattacaaataacTATCTTAGCCTTATATTCCAGTTTGTACATTTATACAGATTACATGGATTtccttaaaatacacataaatgaCCCATAAATACATTGCTCAACCAAGCAATTTAATACACACAGTGCTTTTATGTTTGCGCTGCACAAGCCTGGAAGAAAACAACTGAAGAGCTTGGGTAACAGTCGACTTGTCATTAAGTTTCTGACACCCTCATAAAATGGGTCTGTACCAGCTCCCAATATTTTACTGTTAATGCCATTTTGGTACAAAGCATGACAAGGGTACAAAAatagccattttgtttttttaattctacaATATATACAGTAACGTCTGGactgttaaataaacacagttttagAATGTGCGTTATAAATATGCTCCGAAATACTTTACCATCAGTTTGTAATGCTACAGAAGCGTACTCCTATGGATAATTAGAATATTGACTTGTTTCTCCAATCAACTTAGTAAATCGAGTGCTGTGAAGCATTTAGTAGAAAGCAGACTGTTATTGTATTTAACAGTGAACATAAGAGGCAGGGGTGAGTGGCAGAATATTACCCAAAGTACAGGACAGTACTAAAAGTCTATGAAATTATACAGTTTTTGCCCTTgtggccttttttctttttggacttaGTCCACTGGCCATAAGGAGGAGAAGACATGCCTGCTACAGGGCTGAGTAAGTCATCTGTGTAATAGTGTCTATGGGGCCTGGGTTGAGGAATAGGCTGACCCAAGAAAAAGCCCTCCTCCTCAGaatcggaggaggaggaagagcatgTGGAACACCAGTCATCGTCATCACCATACAGCCCCAAAAACCTTCCCATCGCTGGGCCCTGTAGCCCATAGTCTGACATGGCAGCAGGATTAGGGCGACCATTGAAGGCTTGGTGCCCCTTGGGGCCGAGACCGTTTCCTCTATGGTCCACCTTGTAGCACATTTGGGCTCTCTCCTTGGGCAGAAGATTAAGAGCATTGTCAGAGCGAGACTTGCGACTGCGACGCCTtctgtggtggtgatgatggcgACCTGAGTTAAGTTCCTGACCCTGTTCCTCAAAGTGGTACACTCTCCGGCGAGTCCTTTCACTCATAGGGGGTTGGCGCACTGGGAGATCACTGTAATGGCCATTGTCTACCACGTCATCAGAGAATTTAACTTGCTGGGGCCTAGACTGTGAACGTGCTCTCCTTAGGGCAGGAACGTGTGGTTTTGGTCTCTCTTCAAGgggcgcttcttcttcttctggaacattttcctccacctcttcctgcTCAGATGCAAGACTCTTGAGGGAATTAGCACTTCTGTGTAACATAGAAGAGTTGAGGGTTCCCATGTTACTGGTTTTCTCACAGTCTTCTGTTTCTAGTTCATGGAAGCCTTGCAAGGAATATACCAATGATCGATCTTTACTATCACCATCTACTGAGGCCCCtgtagaaaagagaaaaaaatcattaattgCTTGCACATAAACTTTACTCCATATCAAAAACCAACCACTGTCAAgacaaaaatgtttattgctTAGATATGACGTATCCCGTTCCATCTACTGACCAGTAATATTGGAGAGAGCGAGTGAGTCCATGGAGTCTCGGACATTCTGATCTGGCTTTTTGAATTCATCTGTGATGCACTCCAAAGAGTCTGTGTACCATTGTGGCTCCTCGCCCTGGAAACCACCTCCAGCCCCATGATCCAGCTCTAACTCCTGGAGTTTTCTGCTGCTCGCCGGGCCTGGATGGCTACCATAGGCAGAGTCCCCTAACCCATCTTGTGACTGCGCCCAGTACATGTCAGCCTGATATTTCTTACTTGCCAgactccctctttctcctccaccacaATTCCCGGTTTTTGAGGACTCCTGCTTTGACTTGGTATCCTTTTCGGCAGCCCAGAAATCTGTGGGTCTAGAGTCATTGGCTTGCTGGAACACCCCATGCTCCCCAAACTTTAATAGCAACTGAGTCATGTAGTCCTCATGCTCAgcccactcctcctcctggtcctcagGTGCCTCAGTCTCTTCTCCACGCCCTCTCCAGAAATGCTCATCTGAAAGGTTCATGTGGGTAAGCTTGTTGGTCAGGGTGTCATCAGCATTTCCACTTAAGCCAGGAAACTTATAGTtgacagaaggagagaagaggagcgACTGTCGGCATTGGTCAGCAGAGCGGCTACTCTTTCCCATGCGCACACTGCGCCGTGATTCACGTGAGCGGGCTGACTGGAAGGCAGAGTCGGAGGAGTCGGAGGCATGCACATCTTCCCCGAGACTGCAGGCCTTGGAGCAGTAAATACGACCCTTGTGCGGCAAGAAGGGGCAACCTAGTAGAGAGCTCTTACACTGGGCACAACTGAAGCAGGTCTCAGTGGCATGCCAGTGAAGTCCATCATAGGTCATCTGAGCATGATCAACACctggaagaagagaaatgttgataagttgtaaatatttcttttatctATTTGAATGACTAGGCAATCATGGCGGCTATTCTAACTCTAGGAACTCGTCATCTTACCAATGTGCTCTCCACAGGCCTCACAGTACTCTGCATAGAgagactcaaagcagccacAACAGTATGGTCTGCCATCCTTCATGATGTAACGCTGACCTCCCAGAATTGTCTCACATTCAAAACAGGAGAAGTGCTTCATGTGCCAGTGGCGCCCCTCTGCCTCTGTGCACTCATCAGCAAAGATGATCTGTGGACAAAGTTGTATACTGTATGAGACCAAACTGCAGTCTTCATCTTCCTTTCAAGCCAGTGGAGACAAATGTTATTGCTATTCTAGAGGAATTTTGAAAGGCAATAAACTAAGACTATTTTTCCTTTGCTACAATGTTTTCTCTAAGTATTTCAGTCTTGTGGTTTTACCTCATCGCAAGCAGAGCAGCGTGGTTTGAGTAGCTCAGCGTGGTGCCGTCCACAGTGGATCTTTCCATCATGGTAGAAGTAGATCAAATCCACCAGCAGTTCACTGCATGTTGAGCAAGCAAAGCATGCCGGGTGCCAGCACAGTCCCTGGCTCGcccttgaggcaaacactgccATTTCCCCACTGTTCATGTTTTCACCACACTGCAATATACAGAATATGCAGACATGACTGACCATAGAAACTACAACATCACATGGCTTCCAAGTCCCTTCGCTCTGTTGTCGAGGGAGTAAATATGtatttcatgtgcatgtgtcagTCACCTAACCataagttgtttttctttcctgcttgtCGTCTTTCCAACTATTACATCGCATTAGACGGGCTCttcaaaaagtacaaaacaatCTTAAAGAATTATGGGTGTCTTGTGGGGAGCTACATCAGTGGGACCATGTTTTGACAAAGTTTATGCGCACCCTCTGGCTGCTCAACGACCATTGTAAATACTAAGTGAAACACACTGTACTGAATCACTCCAGCAGACAAAGACAGTTTAGTTTGTGGCTACCAATTGTACTGTCGTATTTAGTGCTCTTTTAAATTGCACGTCTACACCCAGATCTCAATTTCAGCTTTTGCTTAAAACTGGATGCAGATTAGCCAAATACACGACAGCACATCGTTATTCAATACTGTTGTTGAAAAATTCTTTATATTGTAAAAGATTACTGATTTTAAAGCAACTTCATTCCATCCTTAGTTCAGTATGTTTGTACAGGGAACTTACATGTTCACAAATGCTGTTCAAAAGATTGCGGGGAAGGAGTTTTAATGTGCCCCTTCCCAGtgcttccttcttcctctgcacGCTGAACATATGtagctccttcttctcctcctcactgagGGACTGGCAGTAAAGAACCTGAAAAAGGAGGTGATGAGTTCAGAAGCTCAGAATAACTTATGGATTACAGGTAGACTAGAAGCTAATGTGACTTCTCCCGCCCACTGAATTTTTGAAGTGGAAAGCTGGTCAGGCATTGCTATGTTGGGAACTGAtgtcctgcaaagatctgctgggtcTATTAAATCGTTTGGACACGCTAgattcgtaaaaaaaaaaaaaaaaaaaaaaaaagattgacaGTGACATAGTTGCTCCACAGCACTCTGATTATGTGGAGTGTGATTGGTTGACTGACTATCGAAATTGGATGGGGTAACTTTTGTTCGGTTAAAATGCGCCCCAAATGGCTTCTTACCATACTTATATTCTAATAAGAATTGGGTATGGCTATGCCAGGGTCAATTACAGGTTTTTACACAGAGAAATTGCATAATTCCATATTTCTAAGCACATTACAACCATTATTTCTGGTAAATGAATGGATGGGATATGAATTTTGTTCAAGTGTCCTTTTTCTACTATCCCAATGCAGGGCTGTCAGGCACTAATAAAGGTTGTAAACTTAGGTAAGTATGAGAGAGGGCATCATGCATACCAGAGCATCCTGAACAAAAGCAACTCTTGACCCCGGCTTGCCCTTCCTACACTCCCCCCCTATATATCTCCACCCGTGATTGAGAACCTCATTTTTACAACAGGCCTTTTTGATGTTTCGCAAAGCCTTAACAAGAGGGAAAGCAGACGTTTACACAAACAAGGCCAGTGTTTAGAGTGAAATCAAGAGGATGGGCAACAAAAGAAGAGAGACGGCCAAGTCGGACTGTGGTGCCACTGCGGTGGTGGCATCACATAAAGCCTCTTTCAACCAGCGTCCCTCTCTCCCGCTGAGCTGCCCTCGTAAAAAACCACTGCTATGACAGGAATCCTGCTGGTGGGGGCTCCCAGCAAACATCATAAAATCATCAAGTCAAAAGCCACTGTGTGCCCACGCTACATCTCTACAAGATTGTGGAACAAAAATCCCCCGGTGTGATGTCCACGTGAATGCCAAGGGCTCACATTAGCACGATGGCATGGACACGGCAAGGCCTAAGCTCTGTGGGATTAGTGGGCAGCAACCGATAGAGTTACTCAACTAAAATAGAGAGTAGAACATTCCTTCAGCTGTGGTGCTAAGGACAGGGCTTTCTAAGAGGAATTCGATGATACCACATTTATTCACATGCGTGCTAAATATTCTCACCTCATTATCATGTGGTGGCAGTTGATAGAGGAGCTGCTTGATTCTGAACTTCTCTCCTGGACTGTTGACGTAAGGGATCTTATCCTCAGGCAGACAGGAAAAATACAACTGCACCTGGGGAAATAATAGCATGGAGATATTAGGTAGGTCTAGGTGGCATTCCtcaagaaatatatttaaaaacatctaaataCATCCCACAACTGAATGGTTATGCATGCGAGACGAAACTCAATTGTGTGAAACCCATTCCAACTTACGCAGTACATTTTCAGTAATTTATGGACTTCACAATTTTTGGTTCCCCAAACGATTTCTTTTCAACCCAAATTTTCATTCATCACATGGCAGCAGTGTATTAATGTTATAGTCttggacagaaaaacacaaattctttTCCAAGGAACCAACACATTAATTTGCGATGGGACACATTCTGGGACTGTTCTGTGCAAAATATATGGAAGACTGACTTTGTGGAATCAGGGAGTTCGCTTGAGTTTTTCTTAAACCCCAAAACTGTTTTACTTCAAAAGGACGGCGGCACAAAGCAGCGCTGCTCTTTGATGGCGACGCTGCAGGAATCACTTTCTTCATAAATCTGTACTCAACCAGCCAAAACAGGTCAACAggtcaaattaatttaatggCTGTATCTTCCAGTCATATGCTTGTCTCTATAGGGACAGGACAAAGCAAGCTGTCACAGTGGCACCCTGACCCTTGGGGCTGACCATTGAAAACTAAACTTTATGAGGGAGGGGCTATTACACTCGGCCAGATAAAGAGGTGGGATGTGCTTGTCTTGTGTGTTGGGAGACTTCCTGCAGCTTTGGCCGTTTAGAGAGGGGGTAACAGCAATTTACCCTGACAATCAagccaaagcccccccccccctcccaccataAATTATGCACATCTTCATGCTGCTAGTACCCCTTATCCAGCTCCTTAGGGGCTGATCAGCAGTCAGCTATCACCCAGGACCTATTAGTTTCTACACTGTAATGATGACCCATAATACACGGCCCATTTAGGAAAACGGCTGCAGTAAAGGCATTACAGTTGACCTGtgcattttgagaaaacaaCAGGCCAAGCATGTTTAGGCTTTTGGGGTTCTTCGTCGCCGCAACCCCGTCTTTCCTTGCCCATCACCCGCTCATTGCTTCCATGTGTGTTTAACAGGGGAAGCGGGATGAAGGGTGATTGGGAGCAGGAATGAAACGCGGTGAGACaagagagagcaaaaaaaagaaaaaaaaatgcagcagattTGGGAAAAGTGCCACATCACACTGGCTGCCCCGCGGACACAACTAACAGCCCTGCCCGTGTTTGTGGAGGAGATGGCTTGTTAAAAGACGTCCCCTTGATTCCTGATCCTGCTGGCAGAAACAGGCTCGGGCCCACCGAGTCCCCCTCCTAACAGATCTCTGATAATCGCAAGCAGACCTTGCCACACCGCAGTTTGTAAATAAAAGTACACACATCCTGCCTATAAGTGGCCGCCTGGTAGAGCCTGACAAGTCCGCCTCAAACAAGAAGACCAAGGTAGTTTTATGAAATATGTTGTCTGTCCCAGAGGTGCCATTTTCTAGCGTGTTATTCAGTTATGTGCTGAATAGCGTTTATCTGGGCCAAGCAAATGGGCTATGAGGGAGTTAAAATCAGGTCAGGgctgtttttattctctgtcaGGAGGATACACCATTATTCACTGTGGTGATGTGGGGAAGAAGTGATTTTTGAACCAAAAAATAGCTACCAAAGTTAAAGAGACTCTTCCGTGTAGTACAAGAAGGCCGTATCCAAATCGGCCTAAGTGCTAATCATAAATTTCATGCAGCACCTAGAATAGTAGGCTATAAACAACATTCTGCTTACCTGTTCGGGTCTAAGCCCAGGTGGTACCCAGGCATATTCCTCCAAGGCACAGCCCGAGTCATCATCGGAGGTGGAGCTGCGTTGGAAGCCGGAGGTTAGCTTGCTGACTTTCTGCTCCATCATAAAGTCTCGCTGGCGTGCCCCACCCTGGAATCCGGCCACTGGCCCTGGTGCACTCGCCAGGCTCATCACACTCTCTTTTTACTAGGCAGACAAAGCAATGGGATGGAAGGATAgggggaaggaaagaaaaagaaattgcatCAGTCTCTGCATAACGCTATCCTCGCTCCATGTAATCTGGCTGTCTCATGCCAGCGCCATTCCACTAAATGTTAACCACCAGTTGAATCACACCATCGCTGACTCTTTCATGCTGCCCgcagccccccctcccaaagGCCCGTTGTGGCACCCGAGCAAGCTTTTCTTGGTTCACTTCTGGTGATGAGTCTACTACATAAAGACACTCATAAAGGGAACTATACCCTTTCACTGCTATTGTGGTCGCAGCTAAACATGTGCCCTCCTCATGTGGCTCTTGAGGACGTAGAGACCATTAGGAAATTCCCCAAGCTTCACAAGGTGACGTCTGATCTCATTATAGTGACAATAAACAAGCAGTTAACTATTCATAGATACACACAGTTATTTCAAAGTCGCTTGTATGCAGGCCTACCCATGGGAAATATATTTTAAGGAACTCATACTTCTTTCGTATGAGGTTATTTAGTTTGCCCTCGACGCAAAAGAAGGAGCAGCATCAGAGGCTGGCTGTTAAATCTCCACGTTTCATGTTATTTGTGGAGTTTAGGTTTAAGTCGGCATGAGTCATCACTTTACCCTGCTGAGGTGCTACGTCATCCCATGTCCTGAGAGGGGCCACCACATGGGATCTGACGCTGGCTTGATCAGTTGAGCCTGAGAGGTCTGTATAAACACAGGTCTGGCCTTAAGACAGAGCCACCATATGGGGAATGTCCACAAGCCTGctctctcccttcatctctcctttttctttggaCTGTTTGTTTTCCAACCTGCTGCAGCGAGTGTCTGATCagtctttcatcttttttagaTGGGCCAAGCAATGCCGGACAGGTGAAGTATTTGGacagggagggatggatggagggtggCATGGATGGATGGGGTTGACTGAGACTGACTGAGTACAACTAGAGGCAGTGAGATCAAAGACTGTAGCCATTGTGACCTACGTATGTGTGTGGTGACCACAGTCACTGATGCATCACTACACATCCTCACACGCAGGCATCACTGCACTGCTACAGACACACAGTCTCTATTACAGAAGCGTAATTTTTAAGCGATAACCCTCCCACAGTTTGTACCACACTTCAGCCACACACTGGCGTCAACTGGTGTTAATGAAGTAAATGTGCGTTTTAAAACGCAGTTTAATAGAACAAGGACAGAAGACTTCTCAAATCAGCACAGTGATTAACTAACACCTGTGCAATAGCATGTTGACGTCTAAGTTTGCTAACACTGCTGAGGCGAGAAGTATCTCATGGTTTATTGAAATCAGCAAGAATGCAGGTTATTTGTAATGAATGAGACGTTTCATTTTAACAGACAAAGTGTgctatttatttcaaatgtgtctTGCCTTAACTAAAGTTTGGAACTCAAACGATACACTTTGGCAAAGCGGAGAGCCAACTTTCTGTTCCAAATCCGAAACTTCCATTAACTGTGATTATTTGTCATTCACCACCATCAGTCCTCGCTTCTATTCATCTCTGCTTCCCCAGCTACCTTACTTTTCTGGTATTACTTTGACCATCAATTCCTAAAGCCTCTCCTAAAAGCCCGTTACTTAGTTTCTTGCGCTGCTGTAAGCTGTTTTTGGGGGGGACCAAGTAAACATGGGGAGATGATGAATGTGTGTCCAGTTGTGGCCATTTCTCACGGGCCAAAGGCTCTAGCTGAGATCAAATGGGAGACCGGCCAGCATCCAGCAGCCTGGGCCCTTGCACCACCTCCCCCCGAGCCTCCACCCCCTATGGCCGGCAAGGGCACAGAGGGCCAAAGAGAGACAGCTGAGAAAACCAGACACACTCGAGTACGGCCTTTGAACACAGACATGACAGTAAAGGGGCCAGAAAATCTGCGCTCTCTCTCCAAGAATGATATATGTGCTTCTGGGAGTGTGCTGCTCCTATACTTGATGAGGGAATGCACACATGGATGCAGGCATGCAGACACAAGCCGCTATGGGCTAAGATGGTCCACACACCGCACGTTATCAACACCCTGTCAGAGTCAGCTGTACGCTCATGTACGCTGCATGTCTTTTAGTGACGACTTGGAGATAGTGGCATGCCCGACCCTCCTGTGGATGATTAACTGCTCCACTAGACAGGCCAGCACAGGCAGCTACTGGCTATTCATATCGACTCATCTTCCTCAAGGACAAGTCAGCCAGTGTGGCGTCGCCACTACCGATGACTGGCATGCCCACTCAGGCTCGCCCAATCACAGGCTACCGGAGCTAAGTGTGATGGATAGTTGTGGTGACTTGTAACTGCCTTGTACCACAGAGTGTCAGGTCAGCCGAATTGGCTTATGACACGTCCCATTAAAATGCCTCTGATGTCCTCAACAATGGTTCCTTTGTGAAAAGATCCACTGAAGGCTTGTCCCATCAAGAATCTGTTTATCTCTCCTTAAGTCTTTTTTGTCCTGAAGATGTGGTGTGTTATCTCCTCATACGTGACAGTTAAAGCCCTCAAACCCAGATAACCTGTCTGCAGACGAGGGAGCGGGGCGAGAAATGAGACACTCTCTTGTTCTACTCGCATCTATTGACTTGCAAATGAGACCAAAATAACCTGCAAAAATGTGGCCTTGTTTGAGAGCGGCTTGGGTTTCACGTGGGAGATGGCTAACTATAGGCAGGTTGAGTCAGGAGCCAAGAGACTCGGGCTTCACTGCCTCGCATTTTATCAGGCACAGAAATCAGTCATGCGCCACATTTGTTAGAAAGATGTTTGCTTTCACATGTTGGCCAAGTATCTGCGAGGATGTCTCACACGGCCAAACCTGACTCACAGGAATGTAAGGCTTGAACTTTAGCCAGGCATTCAAAAGGAACACAGGATGTGCATGGCTCAGTGTTAGGCAAAGCCCCTTTCTCATACAACCACATCTGCTCGCATGCTAATTTTTCCTTTAGATGTCATGcagttcatttcctctgacTTTGCCAGCGACGCTTCCTTAACATTCTGAATGACAGAAGCCCTGAGCCAACTAACTTACCCATCCTTATACCGACTTGCCAACTTACTGACTTATCACTTGGattttaaagtgtctctccTAACAAGGGGACTATAGTTTgtaaaataagtttttaaaCACCCCCCTTTCTCACCCCAGTCCCCTTGCCTTGCCCTCCTCCCACATTAGCCAGACCCCTGCAGTCCTGAATGTTTAACAGCCCCTCAGTCTTTTGTAAAGGTGCTTGTTAACATGGCTTTGGGAGCTGCAGGCCTGCATATCTGACTGATCTGCCCATGGAGGGCTGGAGGGCGGTGGGGGTGCCATCGGACTGAAATGGGGTGGCCGAGATGtatgaaaatgttaatgtctTGTTCCACAATGGGGAGGAAATCTAAGTCAAGCCAGGTGAAAGAGAGAGGCTCAAACACATCCACGCTCTGAAAGGTTTTCATTCAGTGCAAATTCTTGAAAACATCCCACAAgttatttcaaatgaatgaagagGCTTGTGTGCTATAGAAAAAAAGCGCACAATGAGGCTCATATTCAAACAAGCTCGATATAACGGGAGCACAATGAATGAGTGGGGGGAATCATTCATCTGAAGAACGAAATAACCACTTATTTGTACTCAGCTTTAAGAAGGTACAGTCCAACTCGACATCACGCATAACTACAGTGAAAGGTATTATCACTTTGTGGGATACAAGTGGCTCGAGGGACCTCATGCTTCAACAGACCAATAAATACAGTTGacagtgacatttttaaataacattcaGATACACTTAAACCAAAGTCCCCCAAAGTCCAGACACTGGAACCTTGCATTAGCAACCCCTGAATGAGCGCACAGAGAAAATAAGCAGCTTCTGGTCTGAATTACTGTCTATATTCCTCTAGGAAGTGGATGATGGACATGCACACAACCCAACACAGCGCTCTCTGTCAGTTTGGACCGACCAACATGTTTAACTTGGCTTCTGCTGGCTCAGCGACGCAGGATAGGCTCTAgttggagagaaaaacaagaatttCTGTTCAAAGTCCCTGCTTACTTGAGCTTGAACTCAGACAGAtcggtttattttttatgtcagaCAACATCGAAAAATATGCAGCAGTTTACCGCTCACTCCGCTGCTCTCCTGTCAACTTTTGGCACTTAACATGTTGTAAAGAAAATATCATCTGACTGCATGCCAGATCAGATTTGTTAGGCAATTAAGTCCTCATGTGAACCGTAAGACTAACATGTGTAGAAGTAAATCACTGTAAATGTTAAACTTCTGTGATAAAACCAACTAAGCATCATAAAACCAAGAACTGATAAAAAAAGTTGTTCTTTCTTAGCATTTCATGGATTTTAAACGAAGTCAGCTTGCAGACGGCAAGCTGGGAATGCTGCTGACAAAAGAATTAGATAGGAGGTAGATTTATTCAGCGTTGAGGGCTGAAGTTTGGTCAGCTCATGGAGGCCTGCTTTTCGTGGCCGGGGGGAGTGTTTTTCCAAGACCAAATGGATGGGAGTGACATCCCCACAGAGGTCCACACTAGTGAGACCACCTGCATG is part of the Mugil cephalus isolate CIBA_MC_2020 chromosome 10, CIBA_Mcephalus_1.1, whole genome shotgun sequence genome and encodes:
- the prickle1a gene encoding prickle-like protein 1a; its protein translation is MSLASAPGPVAGFQGGARQRDFMMEQKVSKLTSGFQRSSTSDDDSGCALEEYAWVPPGLRPEQVQLYFSCLPEDKIPYVNSPGEKFRIKQLLYQLPPHDNEVLYCQSLSEEEKKELHMFSVQRKKEALGRGTLKLLPRNLLNSICEHCGENMNSGEMAVFASRASQGLCWHPACFACSTCSELLVDLIYFYHDGKIHCGRHHAELLKPRCSACDEIIFADECTEAEGRHWHMKHFSCFECETILGGQRYIMKDGRPYCCGCFESLYAEYCEACGEHIGVDHAQMTYDGLHWHATETCFSCAQCKSSLLGCPFLPHKGRIYCSKACSLGEDVHASDSSDSAFQSARSRESRRSVRMGKSSRSADQCRQSLLFSPSVNYKFPGLSGNADDTLTNKLTHMNLSDEHFWRGRGEETEAPEDQEEEWAEHEDYMTQLLLKFGEHGVFQQANDSRPTDFWAAEKDTKSKQESSKTGNCGGGERGSLASKKYQADMYWAQSQDGLGDSAYGSHPGPASSRKLQELELDHGAGGGFQGEEPQWYTDSLECITDEFKKPDQNVRDSMDSLALSNITGASVDGDSKDRSLVYSLQGFHELETEDCEKTSNMGTLNSSMLHRSANSLKSLASEQEEVEENVPEEEEAPLEERPKPHVPALRRARSQSRPQQVKFSDDVVDNGHYSDLPVRQPPMSERTRRRVYHFEEQGQELNSGRHHHHHRRRRSRKSRSDNALNLLPKERAQMCYKVDHRGNGLGPKGHQAFNGRPNPAAMSDYGLQGPAMGRFLGLYGDDDDWCSTCSSSSSDSEEEGFFLGQPIPQPRPHRHYYTDDLLSPVAGMSSPPYGQWTKSKKKKGHKGKNCIIS